One Dictyoglomus turgidum DSM 6724 DNA window includes the following coding sequences:
- a CDS encoding sugar transferase, translating into MRSYFLKRIIDIIGSLIGLVVASPIIVVISIIIYITMGRPIFFKQVRPGLKGKPFVIYKFRTMLDLRDENGNLLPDEKRLTTIGKFLRSTTLDELPEFWNVLKGDMSLVGPRPLLMEYLDRYTPEQARRHNVKPGMTGWAQINGRNAITWEEKFKLDVWYVDNWNILLDLKIIFLTILKVLKREGISAEGHATMPEFMGEEVINSL; encoded by the coding sequence ATGAGGAGTTATTTTTTAAAGCGTATCATAGATATTATTGGCTCCTTAATAGGGCTTGTTGTAGCGAGCCCTATTATAGTGGTTATCTCCATAATAATTTACATTACAATGGGAAGACCTATATTTTTTAAGCAGGTTCGTCCTGGGTTAAAGGGAAAGCCTTTTGTGATATATAAATTCAGGACTATGCTGGATTTAAGAGATGAAAATGGGAATCTTTTGCCTGATGAGAAGAGACTTACAACAATCGGTAAGTTTTTAAGAAGTACTACTTTAGATGAGCTTCCTGAGTTTTGGAATGTGTTAAAAGGAGATATGAGTCTGGTGGGTCCAAGACCTCTTCTTATGGAGTATTTAGATAGGTATACTCCAGAGCAGGCAAGAAGACATAATGTAAAACCAGGTATGACAGGTTGGGCACAAATAAATGGTAGAAATGCTATAACTTGGGAAGAAAAATTTAAATTAGATGTATGGTATGTAGATAATTGGAATATTCTTCTTGATTTAAAGATTATCTTTCTTACCATTTTGAAGGTATTAAAGCGTGAGGGTATAAGTGCAGAAGGTCATGCTACAATGCCTGAGTTTATGGGAGAAGAAGTTATAAACTCATTATGA
- a CDS encoding glycosyltransferase family 4 protein has product MYNDIKILFLSKYLNPSGVTVFMFNLGKKLIENGYSVGIATGKETGEHSYSLKKFREAGFETFEIPFPGKGYGVSNILRLSKSILKYLEIIREYKPDLIHVHWRITSLFAELSYKLFGIPYIVTLHLEGIPNNRISKLLSFWGEYAIAISRETYDYLHSAFNLPLSKIKLIYNGVDEDYFYPPNENDRIDAKRKFGISLDDKVVCLIGRFSKVKGHDLLIKAASLLKERNVKPIFILAGSGDESWIRAMIEEYELQDQFISTGFLDSRDVLWASDILVLPSRKEGFPLVVVEAMLCGVPTIRTPAAGAYDQIEDGINGYIIPFEDEKSLADRIQLLIEDDELRRKISKKAFEKAKQVFTLREMVSNYIKVYEDVLSKKKKIYRYMES; this is encoded by the coding sequence GTGTATAATGATATTAAAATTCTCTTTTTGTCAAAATATCTTAATCCAAGTGGAGTTACAGTTTTTATGTTCAATTTAGGTAAGAAGTTAATTGAGAATGGATATTCAGTGGGGATAGCTACAGGGAAGGAAACAGGTGAGCATAGTTACTCACTTAAAAAATTTAGAGAGGCTGGTTTTGAAACATTTGAAATTCCGTTTCCTGGTAAGGGTTATGGTGTAAGCAATATACTTAGGTTATCTAAGTCTATATTAAAATATTTAGAAATTATTAGAGAGTATAAGCCAGATTTAATTCATGTCCATTGGAGAATTACAAGTTTATTTGCAGAGTTATCATATAAATTATTTGGTATTCCTTATATAGTTACGCTTCATTTAGAGGGAATTCCCAATAATAGAATATCAAAGTTGTTATCATTCTGGGGAGAATATGCTATTGCTATTTCAAGAGAAACTTATGATTACTTACATTCTGCTTTTAATCTTCCATTGTCAAAAATAAAACTAATATACAATGGGGTAGACGAGGATTATTTTTATCCACCTAACGAGAATGATAGAATAGATGCAAAGAGAAAATTTGGAATATCACTTGATGATAAGGTGGTCTGTCTAATTGGAAGATTTTCAAAAGTTAAGGGGCATGATTTATTGATTAAGGCTGCTTCTTTATTAAAAGAGAGAAATGTTAAACCAATCTTTATTTTGGCAGGTAGCGGTGATGAGTCTTGGATAAGAGCTATGATCGAAGAATATGAGCTTCAAGATCAATTTATCTCAACTGGGTTTTTAGATAGTAGAGATGTTTTGTGGGCTTCTGATATATTAGTACTTCCAAGTAGAAAAGAAGGTTTTCCTTTAGTAGTAGTGGAAGCAATGTTATGTGGGGTTCCTACTATCAGAACTCCAGCTGCTGGAGCTTATGATCAGATTGAAGATGGTATTAATGGGTACATAATTCCTTTTGAAGATGAAAAATCTTTGGCTGATCGGATTCAACTTTTGATAGAGGATGATGAATTGAGAAGAAAAATATCAAAAAAAGCTTTTGAAAAGGCTAAACAGGTTTTTACTCTTCGGGAAATGGTCAGTAATTATATAAAGGTCTATGAGGATGTATTATCCAAAAAGAAAAAGATCTATCGGTATATGGAGAGTTAG
- a CDS encoding ATP-grasp domain-containing protein — protein sequence MNILLTSVGRRVSLVKFFKEALNGEGYVYTADCDPTAPGLYVADKSFLVPRVTSEDYIPLLLDKCGKENIKLIIPLIDPELPILAWERDKFLEKGIIPLVSSYERVMIGYDKLLTYEFLVENSFPSPKTFSFDKDLAENKLDFPLIIKPRFGSASIGVQKCENYQDLEFYARKISEPILQEFLQGDEITLDILCDFEGNPISIVQRKRIKVRGGEVERGITIKNYELLYLTLDLVKKLKPFGVINIQCFLTSRGFYFTEINPRFGGGYPLTHYAGVNFPQLIIKLIKGEKVEPIIGEYKEGVLMLRYDEGIFISEEELLK from the coding sequence ATGAATATTTTGTTAACATCTGTAGGAAGAAGAGTTTCTCTTGTAAAGTTTTTTAAAGAAGCCCTTAATGGAGAGGGATATGTTTATACTGCGGATTGTGATCCTACGGCTCCAGGGCTTTATGTGGCAGATAAAAGTTTTTTGGTTCCAAGAGTAACCAGTGAGGATTATATTCCCCTTCTTTTAGACAAATGTGGAAAAGAGAACATAAAATTGATTATTCCACTCATCGATCCAGAACTACCTATATTGGCTTGGGAAAGAGATAAATTTTTGGAGAAAGGAATTATACCTCTTGTCTCTTCTTATGAGAGAGTAATGATAGGCTATGATAAGCTTTTAACATATGAATTTTTAGTAGAAAATTCTTTCCCTTCTCCTAAAACATTTTCTTTTGATAAAGATCTTGCAGAAAACAAGCTTGACTTTCCTCTTATAATAAAACCTCGCTTTGGTTCCGCAAGTATTGGTGTACAAAAATGTGAAAATTATCAAGATTTAGAGTTTTATGCTCGGAAAATTTCTGAACCAATTTTACAGGAATTCTTGCAAGGAGATGAAATAACTTTGGATATTCTTTGTGATTTTGAAGGAAACCCTATCTCTATTGTTCAGAGAAAGAGAATTAAAGTAAGGGGAGGAGAAGTTGAAAGAGGCATTACTATAAAAAATTATGAATTACTATATCTTACTTTAGATCTTGTTAAGAAGCTAAAACCATTTGGTGTTATCAATATTCAATGTTTTTTGACCTCAAGGGGATTTTATTTTACCGAGATTAATCCTCGTTTTGGGGGAGGCTATCCTCTTACCCATTATGCAGGTGTGAATTTCCCTCAGTTGATTATTAAACTGATAAAAGGAGAGAAGGTCGAACCAATCATAGGAGAATACAAAGAAGGTGTTTTAATGTTAAGATATGACGAAGGAATTTTTATAAGTGAAGAAGAACTTTTAAAATGA
- a CDS encoding HAD family hydrolase: MIRLIIFDLDDTLYPEIEFVMSGFKAVAKAISQDFDFDTNKIYALLIEAFKEDKKFVFNRVLKYLKIYNEDYLNKLIFLYRTHNPEIHLYKDAEEMLPYLKEHFLLGLITDGFPTTQRLKVEALNIERYFDGIIYTGEKGENYSKPSIFPFIDMLNEFHIQSDEAIYIGDNIEKDFKGPKALGMVSIRVIRNGIYKNSISPGKDFDPDYVINSLFELDNLLNKL, translated from the coding sequence ATGATTAGACTTATTATATTTGATTTAGACGATACACTTTATCCAGAGATAGAATTTGTAATGAGTGGTTTTAAAGCAGTAGCGAAAGCTATTTCACAAGATTTTGATTTTGACACTAATAAGATTTATGCTTTACTTATAGAAGCTTTTAAAGAAGATAAGAAATTTGTTTTTAACAGGGTATTAAAGTATTTAAAAATTTATAACGAAGATTACCTTAATAAACTAATCTTTTTATATAGGACTCATAATCCTGAAATACATCTCTATAAAGATGCTGAAGAGATGCTTCCTTATTTAAAAGAGCATTTTCTATTGGGACTTATCACTGACGGATTTCCCACTACTCAAAGGTTAAAAGTTGAGGCTTTAAATATTGAAAGGTATTTTGATGGTATTATATATACTGGAGAAAAAGGTGAAAATTATAGTAAACCTTCTATATTTCCTTTTATAGATATGCTTAATGAGTTTCACATTCAATCAGATGAGGCTATCTACATAGGAGATAATATAGAAAAAGATTTCAAAGGGCCAAAAGCCCTTGGAATGGTTTCTATAAGAGTCATAAGGAATGGAATATATAAGAATTCCATTTCACCCGGAAAAGATTTTGATCCAGATTATGTTATAAATTCACTTTTTGAGCTCGATAATCTATTAAACAAGTTATAG
- a CDS encoding PIN domain-containing protein codes for MHDTVLVEVTAAIRRRTGSKELAEKVRFYLGDIDSIHFLELESYRAEEASKVAEELSVRGMDAIVIQIAREFGSVLLTLDNEMAEKSKNFVYVGKIEEIL; via the coding sequence ATACATGACACAGTACTTGTCGAGGTTACTGCTGCAATTAGAAGGAGGACCGGTTCAAAAGAACTTGCTGAAAAGGTTAGGTTTTATCTAGGAGATATCGATTCAATCCATTTTTTAGAGCTTGAGTCTTACAGAGCAGAAGAGGCTTCTAAAGTTGCAGAAGAACTCAGTGTAAGAGGAATGGATGCAATAGTCATTCAAATTGCTAGAGAATTCGGTTCTGTCCTTCTAACCCTTGATAATGAGATGGCAGAGAAATCTAAAAACTTTGTTTATGTTGGTAAAATAGAAGAGATTTTATGA
- a CDS encoding undecaprenyl-phosphate N-acetylglucosaminyl 1-phosphate transferase, with protein sequence MSLKILNANPNFSTLITLIFVYSVPIYDSALTVIRRFISGKSIFTPDLGHFYNKLYNITRNYVGTGLIIYLFSIVLGIIGIWLYSLTPILSLVLGGLIWIILVYLGYKLGFLEG encoded by the coding sequence ATGAGTCTTAAAATTCTGAATGCAAATCCCAATTTTTCTACTCTTATAACTCTTATCTTTGTTTATAGTGTTCCTATATATGATTCAGCTTTAACAGTTATACGAAGATTTATCTCTGGAAAATCTATATTTACTCCAGATTTGGGACATTTCTATAACAAGCTTTATAATATTACCAGAAATTATGTAGGAACAGGTTTAATAATATATCTTTTTTCTATTGTTCTTGGAATTATAGGAATTTGGTTATATTCTTTAACTCCTATTTTGAGTCTTGTATTAGGAGGATTAATCTGGATTATTCTCGTATATTTAGGATATAAGTTGGGATTTTTAGAAGGCTAA
- a CDS encoding PIN domain-containing protein translates to MPPIVLAEVIDIAEKKRISIDYEELIDKIEENSSFEIYPLDINVLRMLKDVPNIYELHDKIIVATAKLLDAKVITKDVDIQNSKLVETIW, encoded by the coding sequence ATTCCGCCCATTGTGTTGGCAGAAGTGATAGATATTGCTGAAAAGAAACGCATTAGCATTGATTATGAAGAATTAATAGATAAAATTGAGGAAAACAGTAGTTTTGAAATTTATCCTCTTGATATAAATGTTTTGAGAATGTTAAAAGATGTTCCCAATATTTACGAATTACATGATAAAATTATAGTTGCAACAGCTAAATTATTGGATGCAAAGGTGATTACTAAGGATGTAGATATACAGAATTCTAAATTAGTTGAAACAATCTGGTAG
- a CDS encoding DegT/DnrJ/EryC1/StrS family aminotransferase, which produces MEKIPMSAPDLDETDIQEVLEVLRSGRLALGPKAREFEEMMANYIGVKCAVAVSSGTAGLHILVRALGIGPGDEVLVPSFTFAASVNVILYEKAIPVFVDIEPETYNLDPDDLERKITKKTKAIMAVDIFGHPAEWDKILEIADKYNLKVIDDSCEALGAEYKGKKIGQFGDCACFAFYPNKQMTTGEGGIIVTNNSEIAKIARSLRNQGRGEMGSWLEHERLGYNYRMDEMSAALGVSQLKRIETFLEKREKVAKMYTEKLKNYSWVRVPTVKPYVRMSWFVYVITLEDGLDRDIVIRELEKEGIPARGYFSPIHLQPYIRDMFGTKEGMLPVTENISKRTLALPFHNNLKEEEVDEVVSTLKKVVEKVKS; this is translated from the coding sequence ATGGAAAAAATTCCTATGTCTGCTCCTGATTTGGATGAGACTGATATTCAGGAAGTATTGGAAGTTTTAAGATCAGGGCGTCTTGCTTTAGGTCCAAAGGCAAGAGAATTTGAGGAGATGATGGCAAATTATATTGGGGTAAAGTGTGCAGTAGCGGTGAGTTCTGGTACTGCGGGACTACATATTTTAGTTAGAGCATTAGGTATTGGTCCTGGTGACGAGGTATTGGTGCCATCCTTTACTTTTGCTGCATCGGTTAATGTTATTTTATATGAAAAAGCAATACCTGTTTTTGTAGATATAGAGCCAGAAACTTACAATTTAGATCCTGATGATTTAGAAAGAAAGATTACAAAGAAAACAAAAGCAATAATGGCAGTAGATATTTTTGGACATCCTGCAGAGTGGGACAAAATTTTAGAGATTGCTGACAAGTATAATCTAAAAGTGATAGATGATTCTTGTGAGGCATTAGGAGCGGAATATAAAGGTAAGAAAATTGGGCAGTTTGGAGATTGTGCATGTTTTGCTTTTTATCCAAACAAGCAGATGACAACGGGGGAAGGAGGAATAATTGTAACAAATAACTCTGAAATTGCTAAAATTGCAAGGAGCTTGAGAAATCAGGGAAGAGGAGAGATGGGGTCATGGCTCGAGCATGAAAGACTTGGATATAACTATAGAATGGATGAGATGTCTGCTGCCCTTGGGGTATCTCAGCTAAAAAGAATTGAGACTTTTTTAGAAAAAAGGGAAAAAGTTGCAAAGATGTATACGGAAAAATTAAAAAATTATTCATGGGTAAGGGTACCTACAGTTAAGCCATACGTGAGAATGAGTTGGTTTGTTTATGTGATTACATTGGAAGATGGTCTTGACAGAGATATAGTTATAAGGGAACTTGAGAAGGAAGGAATTCCCGCAAGGGGATATTTCTCACCTATTCATTTACAGCCGTATATAAGAGACATGTTTGGAACTAAAGAAGGCATGCTTCCTGTTACTGAAAATATTTCAAAAAGAACTCTTGCTCTTCCTTTTCATAATAATTTGAAAGAGGAAGAGGTAGATGAAGTAGTTTCTACACTCAAGAAGGTAGTAGAAAAGGTTAAAAGTTAG
- a CDS encoding type II toxin-antitoxin system VapC family toxin yields MRFLTLDSSIIIAALREQEEKHDICLGVLEKIKNGEYIAIEPYIVLIEVTAAIRRRTGSKKLAEKVRFYLKDIDSIHFLELESYRAEEASKVAEELSVRRMNAIVIQIAKEFNSVLLTLDNEMAEKAKDFVYIGKIEEFL; encoded by the coding sequence ATGAGGTTTCTTACTCTTGATAGTTCAATTATAATAGCTGCTCTAAGAGAACAGGAAGAAAAACATGATATATGTTTGGGAGTTTTAGAAAAGATAAAAAATGGTGAGTATATTGCTATAGAGCCATACATAGTACTTATTGAAGTTACGGCTGCAATTAGAAGAAGAACCGGGTCAAAAAAACTTGCTGAAAAGGTCAGATTCTATCTAAAGGATATCGATTCAATACATTTTTTAGAGCTTGAGTCTTACAGAGCAGAAGAGGCTTCTAAGGTTGCAGAGGAACTCAGTGTAAGAAGAATGAATGCAATTGTTATTCAAATTGCTAAAGAATTTAACTCTGTTCTTCTAACTCTTGATAATGAGATGGCAGAAAAGGCTAAAGACTTTGTTTATATCGGTAAAATAGAAGAATTTTTATAA
- a CDS encoding SLBB domain-containing protein translates to MKRLGIILIVALFLFSNIFAQTGEGTVSGVERIYFGKVIDPDKYVLGVGDIVRIYIILETEDPISFNVTVSPTGSINLPMVRAIKVSGLTLTEATREISKQLLKLYPRSNVIVDLVYPRNMKISITGEVTNPGIYSVSAISTLDDVIKLAGLKSSASLRNIQIRREDKVITVDYFRFLKYGDINANPYIQEGDLIYVPLMGKSVKVLGQVKNPGIYEIKDGEKLKDVLDMAGGLTAKADLLGGYIERQSDGKKQVISIDLFNLMYGKDNKENIVLKDGDSIVIPLKVDKVYVIGYVAKPQVFTIVSGESKSEVGGQPTLGESEIKEGAKISELIQKAGGVLPNGSRRRIQVIRDGQIIKEVDLFRVLVKGDAEEEKVKLVPGDIVYVPLVEKTVKILGEIKDPGIYEIKPGEKIKDIIDMAGGFTVRASLKDVTIERYITEKKQIIKLDLTKLYKDGDESVNISLEDGDIINIPIRSE, encoded by the coding sequence ATGAAAAGGCTGGGAATTATTTTAATTGTTGCTTTATTTCTTTTCTCAAATATTTTTGCGCAGACTGGTGAAGGAACGGTCTCAGGAGTAGAAAGGATATACTTTGGAAAAGTTATAGATCCAGATAAATATGTGCTTGGAGTAGGAGATATAGTAAGAATTTATATAATTCTGGAGACAGAAGATCCTATTTCTTTTAACGTGACAGTCTCTCCTACAGGGTCTATTAATCTGCCCATGGTTAGAGCGATAAAAGTTTCTGGTTTAACTCTTACCGAAGCTACAAGAGAGATTTCAAAGCAACTTTTAAAACTCTATCCACGAAGTAATGTTATTGTGGACCTTGTATATCCAAGAAATATGAAGATTTCTATTACTGGTGAGGTAACAAATCCAGGAATATATAGTGTTTCTGCTATAAGTACTTTAGATGATGTTATCAAACTTGCGGGATTAAAATCCTCTGCATCTTTAAGAAATATTCAAATAAGAAGAGAAGATAAAGTTATAACAGTTGATTATTTTAGATTTTTGAAGTATGGAGATATAAATGCTAATCCATATATTCAGGAGGGAGATCTTATATATGTACCTCTTATGGGGAAAAGCGTGAAGGTGCTTGGACAAGTGAAAAATCCCGGAATATATGAGATAAAGGATGGAGAAAAATTAAAAGATGTACTTGATATGGCAGGGGGACTTACAGCGAAAGCAGATCTTTTAGGTGGATATATAGAAAGACAAAGTGATGGAAAAAAACAAGTGATAAGTATAGACCTTTTTAATTTGATGTATGGAAAAGATAATAAAGAGAATATAGTTCTTAAAGATGGAGATTCTATAGTTATACCTTTAAAAGTTGATAAAGTTTACGTAATAGGATATGTAGCTAAGCCTCAGGTTTTTACTATTGTATCTGGAGAATCTAAAAGTGAGGTTGGAGGACAGCCTACTTTAGGAGAAAGTGAAATAAAAGAGGGGGCAAAGATAAGTGAGCTTATCCAAAAGGCTGGAGGAGTGCTTCCTAATGGAAGTAGGAGAAGGATTCAAGTTATAAGGGATGGACAGATAATAAAAGAGGTAGATCTATTTAGAGTGCTTGTAAAGGGGGATGCCGAAGAAGAAAAGGTCAAATTGGTTCCTGGAGATATAGTGTATGTGCCTTTGGTGGAGAAGACTGTTAAGATTCTTGGTGAAATAAAAGATCCTGGAATATATGAAATTAAGCCTGGAGAGAAGATAAAGGATATCATAGATATGGCTGGAGGGTTTACTGTGAGAGCATCCCTTAAAGATGTAACTATTGAAAGATATATTACTGAGAAAAAGCAGATTATTAAACTTGATTTGACAAAGCTTTATAAAGATGGAGATGAAAGTGTAAATATATCTCTTGAAGATGGAGACATAATAAATATACCTATCAGAAGTGAATAG
- a CDS encoding SLBB domain-containing protein produces the protein MRKKLFSVFLLIFIFALTFAQEGVYFGKIIDPDKYILGPGDKLRVFIIRETNQTDSFDVLVSPTGYVVLPLAGSVKVLNMTLSEAGKEISKQLLKFYPRSNVIVDLAYPRNMKISITGEVTNPGIYSVSAISTLDDVIKLAGGLKSSASLRNIQIRRGNKILEVDYLRFLKYGDVNQNPYIEEGDLIYVPLMGKSVKVLGQVKNPGIYEIKDGEKLKDVLDMAGGLTAQGSFFGATLDRIDGTRIELNLYDLYYGDENKKESANIALQSGDTITVFPEIKRVYVLGFVKNPGPIQLVEGVKVNPEGIEVTGQASMGAKISELIQKAGGILPNGSLRNIELRIKGDPNNKIIVDLYRILVLGEELEEEIKVNPGDVIYVPPILRSVKVLGQVKIPGIYELNPGDRIRDILLKAGGITEKASRESGELERIENGKKVVYKFNVTNAIQGIEKDNLELKDGDTIYIGELRRLVYVLGQVNNPAAYEYREGRKLTEYISMAGGLKDRADLSRVAVVRELDGETKVIPINMNEIINRGRSNLDIEIKENDIIFVPEVFVKGWQDIVNILSGIFYVYSLLKPIVGW, from the coding sequence ATGAGAAAAAAACTTTTCTCAGTCTTTCTTCTGATTTTTATTTTTGCTTTGACCTTTGCTCAAGAAGGGGTTTATTTTGGAAAAATTATTGATCCTGACAAGTATATATTAGGACCTGGAGATAAGTTGAGAGTTTTTATTATAAGAGAGACAAATCAGACTGATAGCTTTGATGTTTTGGTTTCTCCTACAGGTTACGTAGTACTTCCTTTAGCAGGAAGTGTAAAGGTTTTAAATATGACTCTATCTGAAGCAGGAAAAGAAATATCAAAACAACTTTTAAAATTTTATCCACGAAGTAATGTTATTGTGGACCTTGCATATCCAAGAAATATGAAGATTTCTATTACTGGTGAGGTAACAAATCCAGGAATATATAGTGTTTCTGCTATAAGTACTTTAGATGATGTTATTAAACTTGCAGGAGGATTAAAATCCTCTGCATCTTTAAGAAATATTCAAATAAGAAGGGGAAATAAAATTTTAGAAGTAGATTATTTAAGGTTTTTAAAATATGGAGATGTTAATCAAAATCCTTATATAGAAGAGGGAGATCTTATATATGTACCTCTTATGGGGAAAAGCGTGAAGGTGCTTGGACAAGTGAAAAATCCCGGAATATATGAGATAAAGGATGGAGAAAAATTAAAAGATGTACTTGATATGGCAGGAGGACTTACAGCACAGGGATCTTTTTTTGGAGCTACTTTAGATAGAATAGATGGCACAAGAATTGAACTTAACTTATATGATTTATATTATGGAGATGAAAATAAAAAAGAAAGTGCTAATATTGCCTTGCAATCTGGAGATACTATCACTGTATTTCCCGAGATAAAGAGGGTTTATGTGCTTGGATTTGTGAAAAATCCTGGTCCTATACAGCTTGTTGAGGGGGTTAAGGTTAATCCTGAAGGGATTGAAGTTACCGGACAGGCGTCTATGGGAGCAAAGATAAGTGAGCTTATACAAAAGGCTGGAGGAATACTCCCTAATGGGAGTTTAAGGAATATAGAATTGAGGATAAAAGGTGATCCTAATAACAAGATTATTGTAGATCTATATAGAATACTTGTTTTGGGAGAAGAATTAGAGGAAGAGATAAAAGTGAATCCTGGAGATGTAATATATGTACCACCTATTTTAAGGTCTGTAAAAGTATTGGGGCAGGTAAAGATTCCTGGTATTTATGAGTTAAATCCAGGAGATAGAATAAGAGATATTCTTCTTAAGGCAGGTGGAATTACTGAAAAAGCTTCTCGTGAAAGTGGAGAGCTGGAGAGGATAGAAAATGGTAAAAAAGTGGTTTATAAATTTAATGTGACAAATGCTATACAGGGAATTGAAAAGGATAATTTGGAACTAAAGGATGGAGATACCATCTACATAGGTGAATTAAGAAGGTTGGTATATGTCCTTGGACAGGTGAATAATCCTGCTGCTTATGAATATAGGGAAGGAAGAAAGCTTACTGAATATATTAGTATGGCAGGAGGTCTTAAAGATAGGGCGGATCTTTCTAGGGTTGCTGTAGTGAGAGAGTTAGATGGTGAGACAAAGGTTATACCCATAAACATGAATGAGATAATAAATAGGGGAAGGAGCAATCTTGATATTGAAATAAAAGAGAACGATATTATTTTTGTTCCTGAGGTATTTGTAAAGGGATGGCAGGATATTGTAAATATATTAAGTGGAATATTCTATGTTTATTCCCTACTTAAGCCCATCGTAGGGTGGTAA
- a CDS encoding alpha/beta hydrolase: MIYSFRRGEPQKGWVVVVHGLGEHIGRYEKLINDLGERGYGVIGFDHPGHGRSDGKRGDTTIEEIISVIDNLTSDIDKFHLFGHSLGGLIATRYAEERQEKIKSLVISAPALGVEVDPLTNFIAKTFGKILPRVTINNKLDPEYLSRNKKVIEKCMNDPLMHNKISFRLGLSMMENIKKAHEKAPYLKVPVLILVPTEDRYVDPNGAREFFKKLTYEDRKIVEFPGGYHELFEDEEYKDEFYKNIYDWIERHS; encoded by the coding sequence ATGATTTATTCTTTTAGAAGAGGTGAGCCACAAAAGGGTTGGGTTGTAGTGGTACATGGACTTGGAGAGCATATTGGAAGGTATGAGAAGTTAATAAATGATCTTGGGGAAAGGGGTTATGGAGTTATAGGATTTGATCACCCAGGACATGGGAGAAGCGATGGTAAAAGAGGGGATACAACCATTGAGGAAATTATCTCAGTGATTGATAATTTAACTTCTGATATTGATAAGTTTCATCTTTTTGGACATAGTCTTGGAGGACTCATTGCCACAAGATATGCTGAGGAAAGACAAGAAAAAATAAAGTCTCTTGTTATTTCTGCTCCTGCTTTGGGTGTTGAAGTAGATCCCTTGACAAATTTTATTGCAAAAACTTTTGGAAAAATTCTTCCCAGGGTGACCATAAATAATAAATTAGATCCTGAATATTTATCTAGGAATAAAAAGGTGATTGAAAAATGTATGAATGATCCTCTAATGCATAACAAAATTTCCTTTAGGTTAGGACTCTCTATGATGGAAAATATTAAAAAAGCTCATGAAAAGGCTCCATACCTTAAAGTACCAGTGCTTATACTAGTTCCTACTGAGGACAGATATGTGGATCCCAATGGTGCTCGGGAATTTTTTAAGAAGCTAACTTATGAAGATAGAAAAATTGTAGAGTTTCCTGGTGGATATCATGAGCTTTTTGAAGATGAAGAATATAAAGATGAATTTTATAAAAATATTTACGATTGGATAGAAAGACATAGTTAA
- a CDS encoding SOS response-associated peptidase gives MCGRFTLIQIEKIPTRFNAQIIGEINLRKRYNISPNQPVPIVFQESPNKVEEMIWGLIPHWAEDPKIGNSLINARAESLLKKPAFKESFLRRRCLIPADGFYEWKKMEKEKIPYYIKMKNSSLFAFAGLYDIWKSPDGKLIKTFTIITTEPNDLVKEIHNRMPVILRREYEEIWVNKEESDIKKLQSLLAPYPAEEMEAYPVSKKVNNPSYDSEELIKPVKIYIIKKDQTSFDL, from the coding sequence ATGTGTGGAAGATTTACTCTTATTCAAATAGAAAAAATTCCTACAAGATTTAATGCCCAAATAATTGGAGAAATAAACCTAAGAAAAAGATACAACATATCTCCTAATCAACCGGTACCTATTGTTTTTCAGGAAAGTCCTAATAAAGTAGAAGAGATGATATGGGGACTTATTCCCCACTGGGCAGAGGATCCTAAAATTGGAAATAGTCTGATAAATGCCAGGGCAGAAAGTCTTCTTAAAAAACCCGCCTTTAAAGAGTCCTTTTTAAGAAGAAGATGTTTGATTCCTGCCGATGGATTTTATGAATGGAAGAAAATGGAAAAGGAAAAAATTCCGTATTATATAAAAATGAAAAATTCATCACTCTTTGCCTTTGCAGGACTTTATGACATATGGAAAAGCCCAGACGGAAAATTAATAAAGACTTTCACCATAATAACTACTGAGCCTAATGATTTGGTTAAAGAAATTCATAATCGTATGCCCGTTATTTTAAGAAGGGAATACGAGGAGATATGGGTAAATAAAGAAGAAAGTGACATTAAAAAACTCCAATCTCTCCTTGCCCCATATCCAGCAGAGGAGATGGAGGCATATCCTGTATCAAAGAAAGTAAATAATCCTTCTTATGACTCTGAAGAACTCATAAAGCCCGTCAAAATTTATATCATCAAAAAAGATCAGACCAGTTTTGATCTTTAA